From Neomonachus schauinslandi chromosome 4, ASM220157v2, whole genome shotgun sequence:
gagggttttttttgtgttttttttttttgttgttgtttttttaaggcaaaaaaaaaaattactggcctggcgggcgcctgggtggctcagtcgttaagcgtctgccttcggctcaggtcatgatcccagggtcctgggatcgagtcccgcatcgggctccctggggcaggaagcctgcttctccctctcccgctccccctgcttgtgttcctgctctcgctatctctctctctgtcaaataaataaaatctttaaaaaaaaaaaaaaaattactggccTGGCTCTCAAGTATACTGAGACGGAcaaacacatgatttttttttttttttaagattttattcatttatttgagagagagagagcacaagcacaagcagggggagtgggagagggagaaacaggcttgatccagggaccctgggatcatgacctgagccgaaggcagatgtttaacccacagagccaccaggcgccctgaccAACACATGATTTAAGTTCACTGTGAGAATTATGCGAGTGTGCATAAGGTACTTACAGGAGTATTAATTCAGATTGGGGAAACCTTCATGCTGAATTTCAAAAGATAGTTTCCTTAGATAGAAAAGTAGTATGTtagggggcgcctgcgtggccagtcagttaagcatctgactcatgatttcagctcaggtgttgatctcagggtagtgggatcaggctccacactgggcttggagtctgcttgagattctctctctccccctctccctttgcccctccccactccccatctcaaaaaaaaaaaaaacaaaagaaaaaaaaagtagtatgtTAGAATTCTAGGCAAAGACATACAGGAAACAATGGAGCTATGGAAAGTATTCAGTGTCTCTAAAGCTAAATTGGAAGGTAGATTACTTTATACAAAACAGCATTCCCACAGTAATTAATGCTGCTGCTTTTGCACGTTATAAATAGAAGAGACAGTTTAAAATGCCAGATACTAAAGATATAGTCTTTACCTGTTCTTTCAGATATTCCTCTCATGGAATAAAATTAGTGGTAGGCCAAAATACATCACTAGGTTTCTTTTCAGtagtttcttttgcatgttgtatAGCTGTTTGCTAGTCTTAGCTAGCATTAATAGCACCCGTAGTCCAACCTTTCTGCAAAGTTTGACGTACTAATAGAAAGCAGatggtttgtttttatattgtttcaGTTTGGGATTAACTAAcatggttatttaaaaatctgtttttgtctGTTGGTATTGTTTTCTCTATAGATGCTGAAGTACCCTTTCCCAGTCCGAGTAGGAGCCAGCAGAATAGAAACACTTTCTCTCAAGACATGTCACCAGCAGAACTTTCCCCCTTTGTTTCCAAGGCCttggtttttctcttcattaCTAGTGTACATGAGGAAGACACAATACTATCATACTTCCCCATGCAGCTTTAAGAAGCAGAAGCAAGAAATACTTCCAGCCAAGCCAGCAAGCACCATCACTTACCTGCTTGATAGCCCAAAGCCAGCATTATACATAACTCTGGCAGGACTAATCCCCTTTGTTGCTCCACCACTGGTCATGGTGATGACAAAGGCTTATATCCCCTTATTAGCTTTTACTCAGATGGCTTATGGAGCCAGTTTCCTATCTTTCTTGGGAGGGATCAGATGGGGTTTTGCTCTGCCAGAAGGTAGTACAGCCAAACCAGACTTCCTCAATTTAGCTAATAGTACAGCTCCTGTTGTGTTTTCATGGTTTGCTTTCCTTATTTCTGAAAGACTCAGTGAAGCTATAGTCACAGTAATAATAGGTTTGGGGATAGCATTACACATTGAACTTTTTCTCTTGCCACATTATCCCAATTGGTTCAAAGCCCTTAAGATAGTAGTCACTTTAGTGGccttgttttcatttataatcacattattaaagatatttatcCAGAGAAAGGACCCAAGAGACCTGGTCAAGTAGAATAAATACAAAACTACTCTCTAGGTGATGTTAGCATGTTGGCTATAAGCCTTGGAAGGTTGTATTTTGGCATCACTTTTTTATACTTCTCCTGTTTAACAGCTTTTTTCCTCCATCAACgtttatttcttcttcacagattttttttcagttctttactTCATAGGAATTACCTGACAATAGTTTGAAAATCCCTAACAAGTCATTTTCACTTTAGATTACAGTTTTTAGTCTTtatgaattatacattttaatgttttacttgttttgaagaatgtaaaataataaaaatggaaatcctTTTTGTTAGAGCCTTATGATCATTGGAAAAAGACAGGCACATTCTCCCACAAGAGGAAAACTTTGTATCCATTAGTGTCTGAAAATAATAGGTGGTTCCAATGTGGAGTTTTCATTGCAGTTGCCCTGGGAATTGCATTTCCAAGCTCATTTCATCTGGTATAATCTAGTTATATGAGCTGGAAGTATCTGTGGCTCTAAAGTCAGTAGGGAGCAGTGTCATGAGGGGAAGCCATGTTCAAAGAAAAGCTGAACATACTTTCCAGTTTTTATAGACACAACTCCATCTCCACAGAACACCAACtagtcaaaaaaatttttaaagaataaagtcaCTAGTATATATAAATTAGGAAAAGTCAAGCTGGAGCCATCTTGATGTTCTTACAAGTGGGGCTATCTAGTTTTACACGTTAACTCaaagagaagcttttttttttggtaaagattttatttattcatttgagacacacagagagagagagagagc
This genomic window contains:
- the TMEM69 gene encoding transmembrane protein 69, producing MLHFIQKFSQASSKMLKYPFPVRVGASRIETLSLKTCHQQNFPPLFPRPWFFSSLLVYMRKTQYYHTSPCSFKKQKQEILPAKPASTITYLLDSPKPALYITLAGLIPFVAPPLVMVMTKAYIPLLAFTQMAYGASFLSFLGGIRWGFALPEGSTAKPDFLNLANSTAPVVFSWFAFLISERLSEAIVTVIIGLGIALHIELFLLPHYPNWFKALKIVVTLVALFSFIITLLKIFIQRKDPRDLVK